The following are from one region of the Hymenobacter radiodurans genome:
- a CDS encoding alpha-2-macroglobulin family protein, whose amino-acid sequence MLRAAGGGGEELLRIRTYLLNQRRVGHWASTYEAAQILETIGPDLFETGRATVARVQLSGGLNQEVTQFPFEAKMPPSAGSLTLRKEGLLPVYATAYQTFWNPQPAALATPFRVTTALAGQTGTQVKLRAGQPAELVVTVDVAAEARYVLIEVPIPAGCSYGNNKPGNFFEVHREYLRHQTGIFIDVLPVGRHTFRIALQPRFRGRYTLNPARAELMYFPTRFGRSASKQAIVE is encoded by the coding sequence GTGTTGCGGGCCGCCGGTGGGGGAGGGGAGGAGCTACTGCGCATCCGCACGTATCTGCTGAATCAGCGGCGCGTGGGGCACTGGGCCAGCACCTATGAGGCTGCCCAGATTCTGGAAACCATCGGCCCCGACTTGTTTGAGACCGGTCGGGCCACGGTAGCGCGGGTGCAGCTCAGCGGCGGCCTCAATCAAGAGGTCACTCAGTTTCCTTTTGAGGCGAAAATGCCCCCCAGTGCCGGTTCGCTCACGCTGCGCAAGGAAGGGCTGTTACCGGTATACGCTACCGCCTACCAGACTTTCTGGAACCCACAGCCTGCCGCCCTCGCTACACCCTTCCGCGTAACGACTGCGCTAGCGGGCCAAACAGGTACGCAGGTGAAGCTTAGGGCTGGGCAGCCTGCGGAGCTAGTTGTAACGGTAGATGTAGCCGCAGAGGCACGCTATGTGCTCATAGAAGTACCTATCCCGGCCGGCTGCTCCTACGGCAACAACAAACCGGGCAATTTCTTCGAGGTGCACCGCGAATACCTGCGCCACCAAACCGGCATTTTCATCGACGTACTGCCCGTGGGCCGCCATACTTTCCGTATTGCTCTGCAACCGCGCTTTCGGGGCCGCTACACGCTCAATCCCGCCCGCGCCGAACTTATGTACTTCCCTACTCGCTTCGGCCGCTCGGCCAGCAAGCAGGCCATCGTGGAGTAA
- a CDS encoding alpha/beta hydrolase, translating into MDYQPLTYIYRAAEQPNSRTLLLLHGTGGDERDLLPIATQLGADFNVLSVRGNVLENGMPRFFRRLGMGVFDEDDVRFRTHELVEFLHKIAPQKGFDLHDLVALGYSNGANLIGSVLLHYPELLAGAALLRPMQPLREAPAAPTANNDAKNAPRNRCRCFLRPVSATLP; encoded by the coding sequence ATGGATTACCAGCCTCTTACTTACATTTACCGGGCCGCAGAGCAGCCGAACAGCCGGACGTTATTATTGCTCCACGGCACAGGCGGAGATGAGCGAGATCTACTACCAATCGCAACCCAGCTTGGTGCGGACTTTAATGTGCTGAGCGTGCGCGGCAATGTGTTGGAAAATGGTATGCCTCGTTTCTTTCGCCGCTTGGGCATGGGCGTCTTCGATGAAGACGATGTCCGCTTCCGCACGCATGAGTTGGTGGAGTTCCTTCACAAAATTGCCCCCCAGAAGGGTTTTGACTTACATGACTTAGTGGCGCTAGGCTATTCGAACGGAGCTAACCTCATTGGAAGCGTATTGCTACACTACCCAGAGCTGTTGGCCGGCGCGGCCCTGCTACGCCCTATGCAGCCTCTGCGTGAAGCACCTGCCGCCCCTACGGCAAACAACGATGCCAAAAATGCCCCCAGAAATCGGTGCCGGTGTTTTTTGCGCCCGGTCAGCGCGACCCTACCGTAG
- a CDS encoding ring-cleaving dioxygenase, which produces MSNQILGLHHITAIASNAQRNYDFYAKVLGLRFLKKTVNFDDPSTYHFYFGDEVGSAGTILTFFPWQHMTPGRRGTGQATEIGYSVPEGSFDFWMKRFEQHNVTFNKPSEKFGEPYLTFLDPDGLKLELTVAKNPDPRTPWTTAEVSDAVATKGFHNVTLTLTNIKGTAEILTDVFGYKLVEQHVNRYRFATDAVPSAAIIDLVEAPGEARGHVAGGSVHHIAFRVPDDATEMRFREKIAARGLNITEQIDRQYFHSLYFREPGAFCLRLPPTIPVL; this is translated from the coding sequence ATGTCGAATCAGATTCTCGGCCTGCACCACATCACGGCCATTGCTAGCAATGCGCAGCGCAACTATGACTTCTACGCCAAAGTGTTAGGGCTGCGCTTTTTGAAAAAGACGGTCAACTTTGACGACCCCAGCACCTACCACTTCTACTTTGGTGATGAGGTGGGCTCAGCGGGGACCATTCTGACGTTTTTTCCCTGGCAACACATGACGCCCGGCCGGCGTGGCACTGGCCAGGCCACCGAAATTGGGTACTCTGTACCTGAGGGCAGCTTCGACTTCTGGATGAAGCGCTTTGAGCAGCACAATGTGACTTTCAATAAGCCTAGCGAAAAATTCGGTGAGCCTTACCTCACCTTTCTCGACCCCGATGGCCTGAAGCTGGAGTTGACCGTAGCTAAAAACCCCGACCCACGCACGCCCTGGACCACAGCAGAGGTGAGCGACGCAGTAGCGACGAAGGGTTTTCACAACGTGACCCTCACCCTGACGAACATCAAAGGCACCGCCGAGATTCTGACCGACGTTTTTGGCTACAAGCTGGTAGAGCAACACGTGAACCGCTACCGCTTCGCTACTGATGCTGTGCCCAGCGCGGCTATTATCGACCTGGTAGAAGCGCCCGGCGAGGCCCGGGGGCACGTGGCCGGTGGCTCGGTGCACCACATTGCTTTTCGTGTGCCCGATGATGCCACCGAAATGCGCTTCCGTGAGAAGATTGCGGCCCGCGGCCTGAATATTACGGAGCAGATTGACCGCCAGTACTTTCACTCGCTGTATTTCCGGGAGCCGGGGGCATTTTGTTTGAGATTGCCACCGACAATCCCGGTTTTATGA
- a CDS encoding RICIN domain-containing protein gives MLDVDNNSNRAGAKVQIWDDNGSTAQRWVITLQNDGTYKLTHKGTNQVLDVDNNSDQNGAKVQQWDDNGSTAQRWIITRNGDGSFKLMHKGTNKVLDVDNNNTYNSAKVQQWDDNGSTAQRWVLVRDGSSISSNSTLSAVSTSNITASSSATTAKATNDLAVYPNPASDYVMLPTGTDYVQIVAQSGKTVMEKRGALAQRLNIQNLASGLYQVRVGEKGKISSQRLEVK, from the coding sequence GTGCTTGACGTAGATAACAACAGCAACCGCGCTGGTGCCAAAGTTCAGATTTGGGACGACAATGGTTCGACTGCTCAGCGTTGGGTTATCACTCTTCAGAACGACGGCACCTACAAGCTGACCCACAAGGGCACTAACCAAGTACTTGACGTAGATAACAATAGCGACCAAAATGGTGCTAAAGTGCAGCAGTGGGACGACAATGGTTCAACCGCCCAGCGTTGGATCATCACTCGCAACGGCGACGGCAGCTTCAAGCTCATGCACAAAGGCACCAACAAAGTGCTCGACGTAGATAACAACAACACGTACAATAGCGCCAAAGTACAGCAGTGGGACGATAACGGTTCAACTGCTCAGCGTTGGGTGCTAGTACGTGATGGCTCAAGCATTAGCTCTAACTCTACTCTGAGCGCCGTGAGCACTAGCAATATAACTGCTTCTAGCAGCGCTACTACCGCTAAAGCCACAAACGACCTCGCTGTTTATCCAAACCCCGCTTCTGATTACGTGATGCTACCAACTGGCACCGACTACGTTCAAATCGTTGCTCAGTCTGGCAAAACGGTTATGGAGAAACGTGGAGCATTAGCTCAGCGTTTGAACATTCAAAACCTAGCCAGTGGTTTGTATCAAGTGCGCGTAGGCGAGAAAGGAAAGATCAGCTCGCAGCGCTTAGAAGTTAAGTAG
- a CDS encoding glycoside hydrolase family 127 protein — protein sequence MAVTVGHSQVLPLQSFPLSAVELTESPFRAAQQTDLQYILAMNPDRLLAPYQREAGLPPRAPSYGNWENTGLDGHIGGHYLSALAYMYAATGNAEVGRRLTYMVDELALCQQRNGNGYLGGTPGGQKMWAQIKAGKINAGSFSLNDKWVPWYNIHKTYAGLRDAYLFAGNTKAKDMLVQLADWAVDLTASLTDAQIQDMLRSEHGGMNEVLADVAEITGDKKYLTLARRFSHRSILEPLLGGKDELNGLHANTQIPKVIGYERVAELSGDTAWSNAAAFFWKTVVERRTVSIGGNSVSEHFHPAQDFTAMLEGKEGPETCNTYNMLKLSKQLYLTSASTPYIDYYERALYNHILSSQHPEKGGFVYFTPMRPRHYRVYSQPQESFWCCVGSGLENHGKYGELIYAHTKEDLFVNLFIPSRLTWSEAGLSLIQDTRFPFAETTNLKLQLKKTRRFALHIRQPNWLKPGTRQVLVNGRAAKYDTSTPGYLTINRKWKTGDVVSVALPMETKAEFLPDKSPWVSFVHGPIVLAAITDTTDMPGLRADDSRMGHVANGPSYPLDEAPVLVSSDPQSVVASIKPVAGKPLTFSAASLIDSERFRNVELVPFFRIHDARYMIYWPVATPTELVTRKQALQLKEAEKLALEARTLDQVAPGEQQPESDHGFQGEQTDTGVFKDRHWRQAKGWFSYNFKNKGNAAHTLRVTYYGADKNRLFAILVNGKLLKKESLQGLGGDKFIEVDYKLPPQVIASAPEVLTVRFQANNGSTAGGVYYVRLLKAE from the coding sequence GTGGCTGTCACCGTAGGTCACAGCCAAGTGTTGCCGCTGCAAAGCTTTCCGCTATCGGCTGTGGAGCTCACCGAAAGCCCGTTCCGGGCGGCACAGCAAACCGACTTGCAATATATCCTGGCTATGAACCCCGACAGGCTGCTGGCGCCCTATCAGCGAGAAGCGGGGCTACCTCCTCGTGCGCCGAGCTATGGCAACTGGGAAAATACGGGCCTGGATGGCCATATTGGCGGCCATTACCTTTCGGCCCTAGCTTATATGTATGCGGCCACCGGTAACGCCGAAGTTGGGCGGCGGCTGACCTATATGGTAGATGAGTTGGCCCTATGTCAGCAACGCAACGGCAATGGCTACCTCGGCGGGACGCCAGGGGGGCAAAAAATGTGGGCGCAGATAAAAGCGGGCAAAATCAACGCGGGCAGCTTTTCGCTCAATGATAAATGGGTGCCTTGGTACAACATCCACAAAACCTACGCGGGCCTGCGCGACGCCTACCTGTTTGCGGGCAACACCAAGGCTAAAGACATGCTGGTGCAGCTCGCCGATTGGGCCGTTGACTTGACCGCTTCGCTCACCGACGCCCAAATTCAGGATATGCTGCGCAGCGAGCACGGCGGCATGAATGAAGTACTAGCCGACGTCGCGGAAATCACCGGCGACAAAAAGTATCTGACCCTGGCTCGTCGGTTTTCGCACCGTTCTATACTAGAGCCGCTGCTGGGGGGCAAAGATGAGTTGAACGGCCTTCATGCGAACACTCAGATCCCGAAGGTAATAGGCTATGAGCGCGTGGCCGAGCTTTCCGGCGACACAGCGTGGAGCAACGCGGCTGCGTTCTTCTGGAAAACGGTTGTGGAGCGGCGCACCGTTTCTATTGGTGGCAACAGCGTGAGCGAGCATTTTCACCCCGCTCAGGATTTCACGGCCATGCTGGAAGGCAAGGAAGGCCCCGAAACCTGCAACACCTACAACATGCTGAAGCTATCGAAGCAGTTGTACCTCACCAGCGCCTCCACTCCTTATATAGATTACTACGAGCGCGCCCTCTACAACCATATCCTCTCATCACAGCACCCCGAAAAAGGCGGGTTCGTGTACTTCACGCCCATGCGACCCCGCCACTACCGCGTCTATTCCCAGCCGCAGGAAAGCTTTTGGTGTTGTGTGGGCTCGGGTCTGGAAAACCACGGCAAGTACGGCGAGCTGATTTATGCTCACACGAAGGAGGACTTGTTTGTTAATCTATTTATTCCCTCCCGCCTCACTTGGTCCGAAGCAGGCCTATCCCTAATCCAGGACACACGTTTTCCCTTTGCTGAAACAACCAACCTAAAGCTGCAGCTAAAAAAAACCCGCCGTTTTGCCCTGCACATCCGGCAACCCAACTGGCTTAAACCAGGTACCCGCCAAGTACTCGTGAATGGACGCGCTGCGAAATACGATACCTCCACCCCCGGCTATCTAACCATCAACCGCAAATGGAAGACGGGCGACGTAGTGAGCGTGGCCTTGCCGATGGAAACCAAAGCCGAGTTTTTGCCGGATAAATCTCCGTGGGTATCCTTCGTGCACGGCCCCATCGTATTAGCCGCCATTACCGACACCACCGATATGCCGGGTTTGCGAGCAGATGACAGCCGCATGGGTCATGTTGCCAACGGCCCTTCCTACCCACTCGATGAGGCGCCCGTACTGGTTTCGTCCGATCCACAGAGTGTGGTAGCGAGTATCAAGCCTGTGGCCGGTAAGCCGCTAACTTTCAGCGCCGCTTCCTTGATTGATTCTGAACGCTTCCGGAACGTGGAATTGGTCCCTTTTTTCCGGATCCATGATGCGCGCTACATGATTTACTGGCCCGTGGCTACTCCCACTGAATTAGTTACCCGCAAACAAGCTCTGCAGCTAAAGGAAGCTGAAAAGCTGGCTTTAGAGGCACGTACACTCGATCAGGTCGCGCCCGGTGAGCAGCAGCCCGAGTCGGATCATGGCTTTCAGGGGGAGCAAACCGACACTGGTGTATTCAAGGATCGGCACTGGCGTCAGGCCAAGGGCTGGTTTAGCTACAACTTCAAAAACAAGGGAAATGCCGCGCACACTTTACGCGTCACTTACTACGGAGCTGATAAAAACCGCCTTTTCGCCATTCTAGTCAATGGTAAACTACTGAAGAAGGAATCGTTGCAAGGCCTCGGCGGTGATAAGTTCATTGAGGTAGACTACAAGCTTCCGCCCCAAGTAATAGCATCCGCACCGGAGGTGCTTACTGTCAGATTCCAAGCGAACAATGGATCTACGGCAGGTGGCGTGTACTATGTACGTCTGTTAAAAGCAGAATAA
- a CDS encoding TonB-dependent receptor plug domain-containing protein — protein MIQTLPGVGGGGTGGTSGFRNDIIIRGGAPNENVYYLDGIEVPVINHFQTQGSGGGPTGILNVSFIEDVTLSSSAFEARYDNALSSVLQFRQRDGNPDRVQGNVRLSGTEVAGTLEGPLAKNTTFLASARRSYLQLLFKAIDLPIRPNYWDFQYKVTTKLSPKTTLTALGLGAIDHFELAVPRKSSPDKEYTLRSTPTIDQWNYTVGFGLRQLLPDGYLNVALSRTQLDNELDQFEDRTTTEESRRVLLTRSGETENKLRLDVNKAKGRWQYAYGAVGQYVEYDSRFFSRVRREVRDAQGQVVSPRVDVRFQTAIDFARFGAFGQLTRTLLPDDRLTVSAGLRADGNSFTTGGANLLRTLSPRVSASYALAQRWNLNASVGRYYKIPPSTILGFRDEAGTLVNKNARYIRSDHYVAGLEFLPTAASRFTLEGFYKKYSNYPVSVRDGISLANLGGDFAALGNEAVQSTGKGRAYGAELFFQQKLTRKVFAVASLTAFRSEFSGTDGQYKPSAWDTRFLASGLLGRKFSKGWEMGFKYRFAGGSPYTPFDLEASQATYFAVGRGVLDYSRLNTVRLGNFQQFDFRLDKKFNWRRTSIDLFLDLQNAFLLKTPGLPTYSFQRTPDNTDFLTTDGQPIRPDGSNAFPILLQDDSPNLTPTIGFILEF, from the coding sequence GTGATTCAGACGCTGCCCGGCGTAGGTGGCGGCGGCACGGGCGGCACGTCCGGCTTTCGCAACGACATTATTATTCGGGGTGGGGCGCCCAACGAAAACGTGTATTACCTCGATGGCATTGAGGTGCCCGTCATCAACCACTTCCAGACGCAAGGCTCCGGCGGTGGCCCCACCGGCATCCTGAACGTATCGTTTATTGAAGACGTAACCCTCAGCTCGTCAGCGTTTGAGGCCCGCTATGACAATGCCCTATCATCGGTACTGCAGTTCCGGCAGCGCGACGGCAACCCCGACCGCGTGCAAGGCAATGTTCGGTTGAGCGGCACCGAAGTAGCCGGCACACTAGAAGGACCTCTGGCGAAGAACACGACCTTTCTGGCCTCTGCCCGTCGCTCCTACTTGCAGCTGCTTTTCAAAGCCATTGACCTGCCCATACGACCAAATTACTGGGACTTCCAGTACAAAGTAACCACCAAGCTTTCTCCCAAAACTACGCTTACGGCGCTCGGCCTCGGCGCAATCGACCACTTCGAGCTGGCGGTACCCCGCAAATCCAGCCCCGACAAAGAATACACCCTGCGCTCCACTCCCACCATCGACCAGTGGAACTACACCGTGGGCTTCGGGCTGCGCCAACTCCTGCCTGATGGCTACCTGAATGTAGCCCTGAGCCGCACCCAGCTCGACAATGAACTCGATCAGTTCGAGGACCGCACCACCACCGAGGAGTCGCGACGGGTGCTGCTCACGCGCTCCGGCGAAACGGAAAACAAGCTGCGGCTTGATGTTAATAAGGCAAAAGGCCGGTGGCAGTACGCGTATGGGGCCGTGGGCCAATACGTGGAGTACGACAGCCGCTTTTTTAGCCGGGTGCGCCGCGAAGTGCGCGATGCGCAAGGCCAAGTTGTGTCGCCGCGGGTAGATGTGCGCTTCCAAACGGCTATCGATTTTGCCCGCTTTGGCGCGTTTGGGCAGCTTACCCGCACCCTGCTCCCCGATGATCGGTTGACAGTGTCGGCGGGCCTGCGGGCCGATGGCAACTCCTTCACTACGGGCGGCGCCAACCTGCTGCGCACGCTGTCGCCGCGGGTATCGGCCTCTTACGCCTTGGCTCAGCGCTGGAATCTGAACGCCTCCGTGGGGCGCTACTACAAGATCCCGCCATCCACTATTCTGGGTTTTCGGGATGAGGCGGGCACGTTGGTCAACAAGAATGCTCGCTACATTCGCTCCGACCATTACGTAGCGGGCCTGGAGTTTTTGCCCACCGCGGCCTCGCGTTTTACGCTGGAAGGCTTTTACAAAAAGTATAGCAATTACCCCGTGTCGGTACGTGATGGCATTTCGCTGGCCAACCTGGGGGGCGATTTTGCGGCCTTGGGCAATGAAGCCGTGCAAAGTACCGGCAAGGGCCGGGCCTATGGCGCCGAGTTGTTTTTCCAGCAGAAACTAACCCGCAAAGTATTCGCCGTGGCTTCGCTTACGGCCTTCCGCTCGGAGTTTTCGGGCACCGACGGCCAGTATAAGCCGTCGGCTTGGGATACACGCTTTCTGGCCTCGGGCCTGCTGGGGCGCAAGTTCAGCAAGGGCTGGGAAATGGGCTTTAAGTACCGTTTCGCGGGCGGTTCGCCTTACACGCCCTTTGACCTGGAAGCCTCACAGGCTACTTATTTCGCCGTGGGTCGGGGTGTGCTCGACTACTCCCGCCTGAACACGGTGCGCTTGGGCAACTTCCAGCAGTTCGACTTCCGCCTCGACAAGAAATTCAACTGGCGCCGCACCAGCATCGACCTCTTTTTGGATCTGCAAAACGCTTTTTTGCTGAAAACGCCTGGCTTGCCCACGTACTCCTTTCAACGCACCCCTGACAATACCGACTTCCTGACCACCGACGGCCAACCGATTCGCCCCGATGGCTCTAATGCCTTCCCCATTCTGCTGCAGGACGACAGCCCCAACCTAACGCCTACCATCGGCTTCATTCTCGAATTTTAA
- a CDS encoding carboxypeptidase-like regulatory domain-containing protein, with the protein MLLATFPTLAQSTGVLTGTVRDRKTQESLPGVTVILEGTNLGAASDAEGRYRLTDIPVGSYNVRASIIGYDMLLRANVVITSGNASIINLELSSNTQQLAEVEVVGSRAIRVATAETPLSVQRINTEEIKSNPGAILTFQK; encoded by the coding sequence TTGCTGCTAGCCACCTTCCCCACTCTAGCCCAATCGACAGGCGTACTGACGGGTACCGTGCGCGACCGCAAAACCCAGGAAAGTCTGCCCGGCGTGACTGTAATACTGGAAGGCACCAATTTGGGTGCCGCCTCGGATGCAGAAGGCCGCTACCGTCTCACCGATATTCCGGTTGGCAGCTACAACGTGCGCGCATCCATTATCGGCTATGATATGCTGCTGCGGGCCAACGTCGTCATTACGTCCGGCAACGCCTCCATCATCAACCTGGAGTTGAGCAGCAATACCCAGCAGCTGGCGGAGGTGGAGGTAGTGGGCAGTCGCGCTATCCGGGTGGCCACGGCCGAAACTCCGCTGTCGGTGCAGCGCATTAATACGGAAGAAATAAAGAGTAATCCGGGGGCAATTTTGACATTTCAAAAGTGA
- a CDS encoding NAD(P)/FAD-dependent oxidoreductase, whose amino-acid sequence METLAKIEDINQPRVVIVGGGFAGLELARTLRHAPVQVVLIDKQNYHAFQPLLYQVATASLAPDSIVSPFRKILDGQDNFYFRLAEAICVDTEQHLLETSIGRIRYDYLVVATGATANFFGDEQMQRHAITLKSVADAIELRNTVLSNFEQALQLGDMEKINSLLDFVIVGGGPTGVEIAGALSELRAHVFPRDYRELNFKEMDIHLVQSGPALLKGMSAEASQKSLEYLKQFGVQVWLDRRVKSYDGYTVTLNTGEKLVTRTLIWAAGVTGSPIKGLREGCLLPGNRYAVNEFNQVAGYDNIFALGDIAAMRSELFPEGHPMVAQPALQQGRLLGHNLERQLKNEPMQPFHYDDKGSMATIGRNHAVADIKLFGRDWRLGALLLGWLGDLCTLSR is encoded by the coding sequence ATGGAAACCCTAGCCAAAATAGAAGATATCAACCAGCCACGGGTGGTGATTGTGGGGGGCGGTTTTGCTGGGCTGGAACTAGCACGGACCCTCCGCCACGCGCCGGTGCAGGTAGTACTTATTGATAAGCAGAACTACCACGCCTTTCAGCCTCTCCTCTACCAGGTGGCTACCGCCAGCTTGGCACCCGATTCTATTGTGTCGCCGTTTCGCAAGATTCTGGACGGGCAGGACAACTTTTACTTCCGTCTGGCTGAGGCCATTTGTGTTGATACCGAACAACATCTGCTCGAAACGTCCATTGGCCGCATTCGCTACGATTATCTGGTGGTGGCCACTGGAGCAACTGCTAATTTCTTCGGCGATGAGCAGATGCAGCGGCACGCTATCACGCTAAAAAGCGTGGCCGATGCCATTGAGCTCCGCAATACTGTGCTTTCCAACTTCGAGCAGGCCTTGCAGCTTGGCGACATGGAAAAAATTAACAGCCTGCTGGACTTCGTGATTGTGGGCGGCGGCCCTACCGGCGTCGAAATTGCCGGCGCTCTGAGCGAGTTGCGTGCCCACGTATTTCCGCGCGATTACCGGGAATTGAATTTCAAGGAAATGGATATTCACTTGGTGCAGAGCGGCCCGGCGCTGCTGAAAGGTATGTCGGCGGAGGCTTCGCAGAAGTCGCTAGAATATCTGAAGCAGTTTGGGGTGCAAGTGTGGCTGGATCGGCGCGTGAAATCGTACGATGGCTACACCGTGACCCTTAATACGGGTGAAAAGCTGGTTACCCGCACGCTTATTTGGGCGGCGGGCGTAACGGGAAGTCCGATTAAAGGGCTGCGCGAGGGCTGTTTGCTGCCCGGCAATCGATACGCCGTCAATGAATTCAACCAGGTAGCGGGCTACGACAACATTTTTGCCCTCGGCGACATTGCCGCCATGCGTAGCGAGCTTTTTCCCGAAGGTCACCCGATGGTGGCGCAACCGGCCCTGCAGCAGGGGCGCTTACTTGGGCATAACCTGGAGCGCCAACTAAAGAATGAACCCATGCAGCCGTTTCACTACGACGACAAAGGCAGCATGGCCACTATCGGCCGCAACCACGCCGTGGCTGACATCAAGCTTTTCGGCCGCGATTGGCGTCTGGGGGCTTTATTGCTTGGCTGGCTTGGGGACTTGTGCACGTTATCTCGCTAG
- a CDS encoding CoA-acylating methylmalonate-semialdehyde dehydrogenase, with amino-acid sequence MEVEVLKYPAVRNYIAGQFVADASARTLEVFSPISGSVISTVPLSGMDALNQAVEAAQAAFPAWSAIPIKERVQIFYRYKTLLEKNLAELTALVREENGKTTDEARAEVEKAIELTEFACSLPQLVAGEMMEVSSGVECRVDRKPLGVVASIAPFNFPNMVPHWTVPNAIALGNCMILKPSEQVPISAGRIAELLKEAGLPDGVLNIVHGDKEIVEAICDHPGIKAVSFVGSTKIAKVVYQRATSNLKRCVALGGAKNHLLVLPDAHVDMTASNVAASMSGCAGQRCMAGSAMVAVGAVEPIISRLVEEARKIVPGKNLGSVISRQAKERIERYITEAEQAGAHILLDGRNAVVAGQEDGYYVGPTVIDHVTTDMAIAHEEVFGPVLAIIRAHDLDEALAIENASNYGNAASVFTQSGGLARYVMENASAGMIGVNIGVPVPREPFSFGGWNESKFGACDITGKSSIEFWTQLKKVTTKWNPESRTNWMS; translated from the coding sequence ATGGAAGTCGAAGTTCTGAAGTACCCTGCGGTGCGCAACTACATCGCCGGACAATTTGTAGCGGACGCTAGCGCCCGCACCCTGGAAGTCTTCAGTCCCATCAGCGGCTCGGTGATATCGACTGTGCCTCTGAGTGGGATGGATGCGCTCAACCAAGCCGTAGAGGCCGCGCAAGCCGCTTTTCCTGCCTGGTCGGCAATACCTATAAAGGAGCGGGTCCAAATCTTTTACCGCTACAAAACTTTGCTGGAAAAGAACCTGGCCGAGCTGACGGCCTTGGTACGCGAAGAAAACGGCAAAACGACCGATGAAGCGCGGGCCGAAGTGGAAAAGGCCATCGAGCTGACGGAATTCGCCTGCTCTTTGCCCCAACTGGTGGCCGGCGAGATGATGGAAGTAAGCTCGGGCGTGGAGTGCCGCGTGGATCGCAAGCCCCTGGGCGTGGTGGCGTCTATTGCCCCCTTCAACTTTCCCAATATGGTTCCGCACTGGACCGTCCCCAACGCTATTGCTCTCGGCAACTGCATGATTCTGAAGCCTTCGGAGCAAGTGCCCATTAGTGCCGGCCGCATCGCTGAGCTGCTGAAGGAAGCTGGTCTGCCCGATGGCGTGCTCAACATCGTGCACGGCGACAAGGAAATTGTGGAGGCCATCTGCGACCATCCCGGCATCAAAGCCGTGTCCTTCGTTGGCTCCACCAAGATTGCCAAGGTTGTTTATCAGCGAGCAACGTCCAATCTGAAGCGCTGCGTGGCGCTGGGCGGGGCCAAAAACCACTTGCTCGTGCTGCCCGATGCTCACGTGGACATGACCGCCTCCAACGTGGCGGCTTCCATGTCGGGTTGTGCTGGGCAGCGCTGTATGGCTGGCTCCGCTATGGTGGCCGTGGGCGCCGTGGAGCCTATAATCTCTCGATTGGTGGAAGAAGCCCGCAAGATTGTACCGGGCAAGAATCTGGGTTCCGTAATCAGCCGCCAAGCCAAAGAGCGCATTGAGCGCTATATCACTGAGGCCGAGCAGGCTGGCGCCCATATTCTGCTGGATGGCCGCAACGCCGTGGTGGCGGGTCAAGAGGATGGCTATTACGTCGGCCCCACGGTTATTGACCATGTGACCACCGATATGGCCATTGCTCATGAGGAAGTATTTGGGCCCGTATTGGCCATTATTCGTGCCCACGACTTGGACGAAGCCTTAGCCATTGAAAACGCATCCAACTATGGCAACGCCGCCTCCGTCTTTACTCAGAGCGGCGGCCTGGCCCGCTACGTGATGGAAAACGCCTCGGCCGGTATGATAGGGGTGAATATCGGGGTGCCGGTGCCCCGTGAGCCTTTCTCCTTCGGCGGCTGGAACGAGTCGAAGTTTGGCGCCTGCGACATCACCGGCAAAAGCTCCATCGAGTTCTGGACCCAACTCAAGAAGGTGACCACCAAGTGGAACCCCGAGTCGCGCACCAACTGGATGAGCTAG